A part of Nitrospira sp. genomic DNA contains:
- a CDS encoding HEPN domain-containing protein: protein MNHIEALTSPHIVTSPIPPAILEEIETFEAEALRTVAGEISSDLFRPFRLQYGIYGQRQSGVQMVRIKIPFGGFNANQLRRVAELTDRYATGVGHVTTRQDIQLHFVELKDVPTLMRGLAEVGLTTREACANTVRNVTACHLAGVCQGEVFDVTPYAKTVAYHLLRNPLNQSLPRKFKIAFSGCKHDCALTPIHDIGLLAVKRADGVVGFRMVAGGGLGSAPRIAQLLREFTPMEELIPSIEAVIKVFDTLGNRKNRNKARMKFVIDKLGFEEFKRRWEAAYVGMGHTLPKNGPLTLLQYQDEPPPLLMPTKNGLVYGNGNGHGNGASTIGHETPFEMWKRTNVVKQKQEGYVTAAIKLFMGDLTAEQMLFVADLAERYSNGNLRTTINQNMVIRWIPGDRIADLYEDLASRGLADPGAELVEDIIACPGTDTCGLGITSSKGLARALAEVFSPGRVPEDLAGVDIKISGCHNSCAQHHISTIGLHGVGKRLGEHVAPHYELHLGGSVNGTAKIGQMTVKLPAKSVPAAISHLIDVYRRDRQPDENLPKFITRMGKSKLKDELIPYTIVPSFKEDSTFYYDWEGEDEFILEDLGPGECAGGALEMIENGILEADQELYQAKLLVENHQYSVSVNKSYRAVLAAAKAMLVTEGLEPSTDSETFIEFDSRIAQKGVIPAQYRELNKKVGDLGPKETTAESAREKMVFAKGFVEACRAATEQMGKDLKLAPVQEAAAPVRDIAAQVTPVVTEVKPLAPAPTGARVYDLRGVACPMNYVKTKLKLEMMDAGEKLEVWLDAGEPIKNVPMSLKNDGHKVLIQEALEPEASHYRILVEKVEG from the coding sequence ATGAACCACATTGAAGCCCTCACGAGCCCTCACATTGTCACGAGTCCGATTCCTCCCGCCATCCTAGAGGAAATAGAAACCTTTGAGGCCGAAGCGCTGCGAACAGTGGCTGGGGAGATTTCTTCTGATCTCTTCAGACCTTTCCGCCTGCAGTATGGCATTTATGGGCAGCGCCAATCTGGTGTGCAGATGGTGCGGATCAAGATTCCGTTCGGTGGGTTCAATGCGAATCAGCTGCGACGTGTGGCGGAGCTCACCGACCGCTATGCGACCGGGGTGGGTCATGTCACGACGAGACAGGATATCCAGCTGCACTTCGTGGAATTGAAGGATGTGCCAACCCTCATGCGTGGATTGGCCGAAGTTGGGCTCACCACCAGAGAGGCCTGCGCGAATACCGTGCGGAATGTGACGGCGTGTCACCTCGCCGGCGTGTGCCAAGGCGAAGTCTTCGATGTGACGCCTTATGCGAAGACCGTCGCGTATCACCTATTACGGAACCCCTTGAACCAAAGTCTGCCGCGGAAGTTCAAAATTGCGTTTTCTGGCTGCAAACATGATTGTGCGCTGACCCCGATTCACGATATCGGCCTACTGGCCGTCAAGCGAGCTGACGGAGTCGTCGGTTTTCGAATGGTGGCAGGTGGCGGCTTGGGCTCTGCTCCACGGATTGCCCAACTGCTCCGTGAGTTCACACCGATGGAGGAACTGATTCCCAGTATCGAAGCCGTGATTAAAGTCTTCGATACCCTCGGCAATCGAAAAAATAGAAACAAGGCCCGGATGAAGTTCGTGATCGACAAGCTGGGTTTTGAGGAATTCAAACGGCGATGGGAAGCCGCCTATGTCGGCATGGGACACACGCTTCCCAAGAACGGACCGTTGACCCTGCTTCAGTATCAGGATGAGCCCCCTCCGCTCCTCATGCCCACGAAAAATGGTCTGGTATATGGAAACGGGAACGGTCATGGCAATGGGGCCAGCACAATCGGTCATGAGACGCCGTTTGAGATGTGGAAACGGACCAATGTTGTGAAACAGAAGCAGGAGGGCTACGTCACAGCCGCCATCAAGCTGTTCATGGGGGATCTTACGGCTGAACAGATGCTCTTCGTTGCTGATCTGGCCGAGCGTTATTCAAACGGAAATCTCCGTACCACCATCAATCAAAATATGGTGATTCGGTGGATTCCTGGCGATCGGATTGCCGATCTGTACGAGGATTTGGCATCTCGCGGGTTGGCGGATCCCGGCGCTGAACTGGTCGAAGACATTATTGCGTGCCCCGGCACTGACACCTGCGGGCTCGGGATTACGTCGTCCAAGGGACTTGCGAGGGCGTTGGCTGAAGTGTTTTCACCCGGTCGTGTGCCGGAAGATCTGGCAGGCGTCGATATCAAAATCAGCGGCTGCCATAACTCCTGCGCGCAGCACCACATTTCCACGATCGGGTTGCATGGGGTTGGAAAACGCCTTGGCGAGCATGTCGCGCCGCACTATGAATTGCATCTCGGTGGTTCGGTGAACGGCACGGCCAAGATCGGGCAGATGACCGTGAAGCTGCCGGCGAAATCCGTCCCTGCAGCGATCTCTCATTTGATCGACGTGTACCGGCGTGATCGCCAACCAGATGAGAATTTACCGAAGTTCATTACCCGTATGGGTAAGAGTAAGTTGAAGGATGAGCTGATTCCGTACACGATCGTTCCCTCCTTCAAGGAGGATTCCACCTTCTACTATGATTGGGAGGGGGAGGACGAATTTATCCTTGAAGATCTTGGCCCCGGAGAATGTGCCGGCGGCGCGCTGGAGATGATCGAGAATGGTATTCTGGAGGCCGATCAAGAACTGTATCAAGCTAAGTTGCTGGTCGAGAACCATCAATATTCCGTGTCGGTGAACAAATCCTATCGCGCGGTGTTGGCCGCGGCGAAGGCGATGTTGGTGACCGAAGGGCTTGAGCCGTCGACCGACTCGGAAACGTTCATTGAATTTGACAGCCGGATTGCGCAGAAAGGGGTCATCCCTGCGCAATATCGAGAGCTCAATAAGAAGGTCGGCGATCTCGGCCCAAAGGAGACGACCGCCGAGTCGGCGCGTGAAAAGATGGTGTTTGCGAAGGGCTTCGTTGAGGCCTGCCGAGCTGCAACAGAACAGATGGGGAAAGATTTGAAGCTTGCTCCGGTCCAAGAGGCGGCCGCTCCAGTGAGGGATATTGCAGCGCAGGTCACGCCGGTCGTCACCGAGGTGAAACCTTTGGCTCCGGCTCCGA
- a CDS encoding Rrf2 family transcriptional regulator, translating into MKVSMRATYGIMVAVDLATYAKEAPIQARAIARRHGIPARFLEQILHAMKKAGLVESQRGAQGGYLLTHEPAAMSIADIFEALEGPVFHRSFVGQRTRDRQATKPELLLGDVWEQVQQAERKVLENVTVEHLAMRLRTIDAQRSPMYHI; encoded by the coding sequence ATGAAAGTGTCTATGCGTGCCACATACGGAATTATGGTAGCCGTTGATCTTGCCACATATGCAAAAGAAGCCCCAATTCAAGCGCGGGCTATCGCGAGGCGTCATGGGATTCCAGCTCGTTTTCTCGAACAGATTCTCCATGCGATGAAGAAGGCCGGGTTAGTCGAAAGCCAACGGGGTGCTCAAGGAGGCTATCTCCTCACGCATGAACCAGCAGCGATGTCGATCGCCGATATTTTCGAGGCATTGGAAGGGCCGGTCTTTCATCGGTCTTTTGTCGGTCAGCGAACACGTGATCGTCAAGCGACCAAGCCTGAACTGCTGCTCGGTGACGTCTGGGAGCAGGTTCAGCAGGCAGAGCGAAAAGTTCTCGAAAACGTGACGGTCGAACATTTGGCAATGCGGTTACGAACGATCGATGCCCAGCGCAGTCCGATGTACCACATCTGA